The window CGCGATCATGCGCGATACGGGCTGCCCGGTGATGTTCGACGCGACCCATTCGGTCCAGCTTCCGGGTGGCCAGGGCACCACCAGCGGCGGCCAGCGCGAGTTCGTCCCCGTCCTCGCCCGTGCGGCGGTGGCCGTGGGAATTGCCGGGCTGTTCATGGAAACCCACCCCGACCCGGCCAATGCCAAGTCCGACGGCCCGAATGCGGTGCCGCTGGACGAGTTCGAGACGCTGGTCGGCGGGCTGGTGAAGCTCGACAGCTTCGTGAAGGGCAACCTCCTCTAACCGCCCCCTTCCCGTCGTGTTGAAACAGGTTCAGCATGACGGCGAGAAACGGGAGGAGAATAGAGGATGCACACGCCGATCCTGCGCGCGGTGATCGCGCTGGTGCTGTGGACCTTCGTGATGTGGGCATGGCTCTACGCCACCCGCATTCCGGCGATGACCAGGCTCAAGCTGACCTACGATCCGCGCAAGCCGGGTAGCGAGTTCGTCGATCGCTTCCCACCCGAGGTCCGCTGGAAGGCGGACAATTACAATCATCTCCACGAACAACCGACGATCTTCTACGCAGTCGCGATCACGCTCGCGATCTTGGGCGCGGGCGGCGGGCTGAATGCGCTGCTGGCGTGGATCTATGTCGCGCTGCGGGTCGCGCACAGCCTTGTGCAGGCGACCGTTAACGCCGTGATGCTGCGCTTCAGCATCTTCATGGTCGCGTCGCTGGTGCTGCTGTGGCTGACGATCAACGCCGCGCTGATCGTCTTTTCGGGGCCGGCGGCCTAGAAGCGGTAGCCGGCCGAGAAGGTCAGCATCGGGCGATAATCGTTGCTGCGTCCGCCGGTGGGCGCACGCATGTCCATCGGCGTGCTGAGCAGGGTGGAGCCGTCCGAAATCCGGGCGCTGCGCGATTGGCGCACCATCCCGATATCGCCGCCGATGGTAAGGCCGGGTGCGGCCTCCGCGCCATAGCCCACCGCCATCATCGGCGCATATTGCTGGGTCGAGACTTCATCACCGAAGGCCGAACGCAACAGCTGGCGGTTACCATCCTCGCGAAAACCGGCGGTCATCCGCCAGCCCTCGCCCAAGGGCACGTCCCCGGTCAGCGCATAGCCCGTCAGCCGCTGGCGATCGTCGCCATCCTCGGCGGCTGCAGCGGGCGCGGCGGTGGTCACGCGCACCATGATCGCCTGCGGCCGGCTCCAGCGACCGGGATGGAAGGCGGCGCGATCGTCATGCGCGACGGCGCCAAGCTGCAGTTCGAGACGCGCGGCCGATGCCGGCCCCGCGAGAACCACCGCACAAAGCAACGCCGAAACAAGCCGACCCAAAGCCATATACGCCACCACAAAGGAGATAGCGCAAAGCTAAGCATGGCCCGCAAAGATATGGTTAATGAACAAGTGTCATTTGTTCGACATTGGTCGAATTAGCGCGTGAACTCGGCCACCAGTTCGCAATGGGTCGACCAGCGGAACTGCCCCACCGGCAGCACCGACTTGAGCGTCCAGCCGCCCTGCACCAGCATCCGCGCATCGCGCGCGAAGGTGGAGGGGTTGCACGAGACGTAGGCGATGCGTTGCACCCGCGTGGAGGCGGCGAGCGCGGGCATCTGTTCTTTCGCGCCCGCGCGCGGCGGATCGAGGACGATCGCGTCGAAACGGTCGACCTCCTTGATGTCGAGCGGGCGGCGGAAAAGATCGCGATGTTCGACCATCATGATCCGCTGCGCCCTGTCGGCCGCGGCCTTGAGGCCCAACACCGCATCGCGCGCGCCTTCGACCGCGAGCACCTTTGCCCTGGCCGACAGCGGCAATGCGAAGGTGCCCAGCCCGGAAAACAGATCGGCGACCAGCGGCGCATCGCCGACGATTCGCTGCACCTCGGCCAGCAACGCGGCCTCGCCTTCGGGCGTCGCCTGCAGGAAGCCCGCGGCCGGAAAGCCGACCGCCACGCCGCCCAGCGTCACCGTGGCACCTTCCGGCTCCCAACGCGGTTCGGGGCCATAGCCGTCGTCGATGGCAAGCCGCGCGAGCGCATGATCGCGCGCGAAATCGTTGAGCGCCTCGACCGCCGCAAAGCCTTCGACCTCGACCTTTTCAAGCAGCAGGTCGACGCCCTGATCGACGATCGTCATGCGGATGCCCGCCGCGCGCCGATCCTTGATCATGGGGCCGAGCAACTTGCGCAGTGGCTCCACCAGCGCGAACAGGCGCGGATCGAGGATCGAGCACATGCGCATGTCGACAATGCGGTGGCTCTCGCCCTCGTTGAACCCGATCAGCACCCGCTTCCCCTGCTTCTCCGCACGCAGCGATGCGCGGCGGCGCGTTGCGGGCGGGGAGAGCAAGGCGGGAAGGACTTCGGGCATCTCCAGCTTCTGCTGGGTTAGCGCGCCCGTGATCCGCTGCGCCAGAAACTCGGCATAGCTTTCGTCGTCGACATGCTGGAGCTGGCATCCGCCGCAGGTCGGGAAATGGCGGCAAGGCGCCTCGACATGATGCGGGCCGGGCACGAGCGTGCCGTCGATCAGCAGCATGTCGCCGGGTGCCGACAGCGGCGAATGCCGCCCGTCCGCCGTAATCCCCTCGCCGCGCGCGGCGATGCGGACGATCGGTTCGCCGGCCTCAACCACAGGCCACCAGCGCGGTCGTGAGCGCGGGGATCAGATCGTCGGCGATCAGGCCCGGCCCCACGATCCGCGCCGCCTCCGCCTGCAGCCACACGCCCGCCTGCGCCGCATCGAACGGCTCCATTCCACGCGCGAGGCATGCGCCGATCGCACCCGCCAGCACGTCGCCCGTCCCGGCGCTCGCCAGCCAGCCCGGCGCGGGCGGCGCGATCGCAGCACGACCATCGGGGGCCGCGACCACCGTGTCGGCGCCCTTGAGGACGACGACAGCCTGCGTCTTCGCAGCGGCCGCCCGCGCGCGACCGATGCGCGTGCCGGGCAGATCGCCGAACAGCCGCGCGAACTCGCCCTCATGCGGGGTCAGGATCGGCATGCCCGCAAGCGGCAGGCGACGCTCCGCCAGCAGCACCAGCGCATCGGCATCGATCACCAGCCGCCGCCCGCTCGCCAGCGCCACATCGAGCAGCAGCGCGCCCGCATTGGTCCGTCCGAGACCCGGCCCGACCACAACGGCGCCAACCCGATCGTCGGCCAGCAATGTCGCCAGCGGATCGCTCCACCGTACCATCGCTGCCGGGCCGCCCTGGCCCTCGCCCGCCAGCACGACATAGCCCGCGCCCGCACGCTGCGCCGCCATCGCCGACAGCATCGCCGCGCCGGGCATCGCGCCTTCGGCCACGACGACCATACCGCGCGTATATTTGTGATCGGTCGCTCCCGGCGCGGGCAGGCGCGGGCGCGCAATCTCGACCAGCGCCGACGCCGCGTTCAGCCCGATATCGGCCACCACGATCCGGCCCATCGTCGCCACCGCCGGCTGCAGCCGATGCGCGGGCTTCAGATTGCCCAGCGCCACCGTCATCTCATAGTCGATCGTCGCGCCCAGCAGCGCGCCGTCATCGGTGCCGATCCCGCTCGGCAGGTCGACCGCGATACGCTGCCGCGCCGCCTCGGCCAGCCGCTCCAGCGGGCCGGTGATCGCGATATCCAGCGGACGTGCCAGCCCGGTCCCGAAAAGGGCATCGACCAGGATCGGCGCGCCCTTGGCATCGGCCAGATCCTCGACCGGCCCGGTCCAGCGCGCGCGCATCGCCTGCGCGGCATCGGTGCGCGGATCGCCGCTCGCCGCGACGCGCACCTTGACGCCTTTGTCCGCCAGTGCACGGGCAATCACATAGCCGTCGCCGCCGTTATTGCCGGGGCCGCACAGCACCAAGGTCGGCGCCGCGCCCGCACAGCGCCACACCGCCTCGGCCACCGCCTGCCCGGCGCGCTCCATCAATTCCTCGACGGTGATGCCGGTCGCGAATACTTCATCCTCCGCCGCGCGCGTCTCGGCGGCGGTCAGGATCGGGCGGCCACTCACTTCGTCACCCGCGCGGGCAATTGCCATGTCGTCCCATCACTTGTCGTCACATCGATCGCCTCGCCGCCAACCGGCTTCACCGTCACCGGGATCGCCCCGTCCGCCGCGATCACGCCGCGCCCGTCTTTAACGATCAACAGCCGCTGAAAGCCGCCATCGGGCCTCCGCACGGTCAGCACGGTGCCGTCGGGCGTCGCCATGCGATCGACCTGGCACAGCCGCTCGAACGTCGCCTTGCCGGGCAGCCGGCAATCGAGCGGACTCGCATCGCTCACCTGCCCGTCCTTGCCCCCCGAACAGGCGGCAAGCAGCATCACGCCCGTCAGGGCGAGTGCGCCGGATCGAAGGTTATGGCCCATGCTCATTGCGGGTCGCGCTCTAGGCGCGGGGTCAAGGCAGGGCAACCCCGTTACAGGGCGGCGGCCACCGCCCCGATCACCGGTGCCAGCCGCTGTGCCCAAAGCGCCACGCCCGCATCGTCGCCGATCAGATCCTGCCGCACCTCAAGGCCCAAATAGGGAATGCCGTTGCCCTCGGCATGCGCGTTCATCGTCGCGTTCAGCACCTTGCCCGAATAGGGCTCGTTATCGCCCGTCACGATCCCCGCAGCCCGCAACGCCGCAATGCCGGGCAGCGCCGCGCGATCGTCCTGGTTGTAGAGCACGCCCACCTGCCACGGCCTTTGCTCCTCGGGCCGGGTCGCGAGGCGCGGGGTGAAGCTGTGGAGCGAGACGATCAGCTTCGGCCGATGCGCCGCGATGCGATCGGCGATGAAGGCATGGTAAGGTCGCCAGAAACGCTCGATCCGCGCATGTCGCCCCTCGGCGGTGAGCAGCGTGTTGCCCGAAATCGCAAAGCCGTCGCTCTCGTGCGGGATCAGCCCGGCGGCACCCTCCTCGCGGTTGAGATCGATCACGAGGCGCGAGACGGGACCGAAAATCCCTGCCATCCCCAGCGCCGCGCACAGCAGCCGCCCGGTCGCCTCGACCCCGATGTCGATCGCCATATGCTGGTTCAGCAGCGCCGGATCCACGTCCAGATCGATATCGGCGGGCACATGGTTCGACGCGTGATCGGCGATCAGCAGGATCGGCGCATCGCCATCGACGAAGCCCGGCGTCATACGCCGAACTCCGGCGCGCGGCGCGTCTGGAAGGCGGCGACACCCTCCGCGAAATCGGCGCTGCCGAACGATCCTTCGAATGCCGCAGCCGCCCCCCGATCGCCCGCCAGTGATCGCTTGAGGATCGTGATGCTCGACGGCGCATTGGCCGCAATCACTGCCGCCAGCGCCGCTACCCGCGCGGCCGGATTGTCGTCGCGCTCCTCGATCAGCCCGATCGCGAGCGCCTCCGCGGCATCGACCGTCGCCGCCGAAAAGAGCAACCGCGCCGCCTGCCCCGGCCCGACCAGCGCCTTCAACCGCGCCACGTCGGTCGGCGGATAGCCGATGCCGAGCTTTGCGGGCGTGATCGCGAAACGCGCTGCCGGCCCGGCAATCCGCATGTCGCACGCCATCGCGACCGCCACCGCCGCGCCGAAGCATCCGCCCTCGATCAATGCGATCGTCGCAATCGGCAGCGCAGCCAGCGCCTCGATCGCCTCCCCCATCTCCTGCCGGAAGCGCCCGCGCCCCTCGATATCTTCGGCCAGCGGGGCGAGATCGCCAATGTCGGCCCCGGCCGAAAACACGCCTTCCATCCCCGATTGGAGGATGAGCACGCGCGCGTCGCTTTCGCCGACGTGCGCCAACAAAGCGGTCAGATCGCGCCAGGCGTCGATGGGGATGGCGTTGCGCGCGGCGCCGCGATCGATGCCGATCCGCGCGACGCGGTCTTTCAGGTCGAGATGAAACATGGGCGCCTGTTGCCCCTTCAATCCGAAAATGTCACCACTGCACCGCCAGTCCATGTCATTTCGCTCGTCATCCCATCTTTCGCGGCGTGAGGCCGTCGCCCTGCTCGGCTCCACGATGATCGCGGCGCCGGCGATGGCGGCTCCGCGCGCCATCTGCCCGATCGTCGATCCGCTCGATCGGATCGCGGGCAATCTGCTCGATCAGACGCCGGAAATGGGCTGCTATGGCGGCGTGCCCGGCGCGATGAACGGCGGCCCGCTCGCGCGCCGGATGGACGATTATTCCCCGCAAGGTGAGGAGGCTTGGCGCGCCGCGCTGGGCGAGGCAGGTATCGCGATCGAAGGCGTGCAGTGCAGTGGCGATCCGCTCGGCACGCTGCGCCTGAAGATCAGCGCCGAACTGATCGCCAACGCCACGCGCAGCGCCGCGATCGGCTATGGCCGGCCCAACCCCTTCTGGTTTTCGGGGCACGAGCCTTATGTAATCAACCAGATTTCCGGCCCGCTGGTGAACACGCCCAACATCATGATGGCGCAGCAACCGGTTTCGACCCTGCAGGAGGTCGACGCCTGGATCGAAAAGCTCGATGGTTTCGCGACGGGCTATGCCGGGGTGATCGAAAAGAGTAGGGCGGATGAAGCCCTGGGTTGCCACCCGCCGCGCGCGATCCTCGAAAAGACGCTACCGGTCATCGATGCCTTCCTGGCCCCCAAAGCGGCCGATCATCCGATGATCGTCGCGCTGCGCACCCGCATGGCCACCGCTGGCATCGATCCGCACAGCCGCGCGCTGACCGAGCAACGCGCCGCCACCGCGCTCGACAAGCGCGCCCGCCCGATCTTCAAGAAGCTGCGCGACCGCGTTTCAAACATGCTGGAGACCGCGCGCGACGAAGCGGGCTTGTGGGCGCAACCCGATGGCGCCGCGCTCTATGCCGCCAACATCGCCTCGGTCGGCGACAGCAACATGTCGGCCGACGAGATCCACAAGATCGGCCTCGATCAGGTGAAGATGCTCCAGGCGCAGCTCGACATGCGCCTGCGCCAGATCGGTTACAGCAAGGGCAGCATCCTTCAACGGATCGACGCGCTCGCCGCCGATCCGAAACAGCAGTTCGCCGATACGCCCGTGGGCCGCGAGGCGCTGCTCACCTATGTGCGCGGTCTCGTCTCCGCGATGGAGGCGCGCCAGCGGCAATTCCTGCCGCCCGCGATGATCCCGACGATGCGGATGGAGGTGCGCGCCGTGCCCGCCGCCACGCAGGAATCGGCCCCCGGCGGCTATTATGACGGCCCCTCGCTCGATGGGTCGCGCCCCGGCATCTACTGGATCAACCTGCGCGATATGGCGACTTTGTCGCGCTTCAAGCTGCCGACGCTCAGCTATCATGAGGGCGTGCCCGGCCATCACACGCAGGGTGCAGTCTCGCTCTCGCTGCCGCAGGCGCCGCTGCTGCTCCGTATCGCCAGCTTCAACGCCTATCAGGAAGGCTGGGCGCTTTATGCCGAACGGCTCGCCGCCGATCTGGGCGTCTATCGCACCGATCCGGCGGGCGATGTCGGCCGCCTCGCCGACGATCTGTTCCGCTGCGTCCGCCTCGTCGTCGACACCGGCCTGCATCACCTGCGCTGGAGCCGCGAAGAGGCGATCGCCTATATGGAGGCCAACAGCCCGACCCCGCACAGCGAGGCGGTGGCCGAGATCGAACGTTATATGGCGTGGCCGGGTCAGGCGCTGGGTTACAAGCTCGGCCAGCTTCGCCTGCTGTCGATGCGCGATCGTTTCAAGGCGCGCGCCGGCCGCCGCTATTCGCTCGCATCCTTCCACGCCAAGGTGCTGGGCACGGGCGCGATGCCGCTCGACATCCTCGAAGGGCTGATTCTGCCGGCTGCGTAATGTCCCTGATGGTCGGTTCGCTCCGATATCGGCATCAATTCCCCGACATGCGCGAACAGGCCATGTCGGCAGGAGATTGGAAGTGGCGACCGAGCATTTCAGGTTCGAGATCGATCACAGCCGCCGTTTCCTGAAGATCATCCTCGACGGCATCTGGACCCGCGAAACGGTCGACCTCTATCGCGAAGCGGTCCGCAAGACGGTGCGGGATATGGCAATGCGGGGCGTGCCGCTCACCGAGGTCGCCGTCCTGATCGATACGCGCGCCCTGCCCGTGCAGAGCCGCGA is drawn from Sphingomonas crocodyli and contains these coding sequences:
- a CDS encoding class I SAM-dependent RNA methyltransferase, with protein sequence MVEAGEPIVRIAARGEGITADGRHSPLSAPGDMLLIDGTLVPGPHHVEAPCRHFPTCGGCQLQHVDDESYAEFLAQRITGALTQQKLEMPEVLPALLSPPATRRRASLRAEKQGKRVLIGFNEGESHRIVDMRMCSILDPRLFALVEPLRKLLGPMIKDRRAAGIRMTIVDQGVDLLLEKVEVEGFAAVEALNDFARDHALARLAIDDGYGPEPRWEPEGATVTLGGVAVGFPAAGFLQATPEGEAALLAEVQRIVGDAPLVADLFSGLGTFALPLSARAKVLAVEGARDAVLGLKAAADRAQRIMMVEHRDLFRRPLDIKEVDRFDAIVLDPPRAGAKEQMPALAASTRVQRIAYVSCNPSTFARDARMLVQGGWTLKSVLPVGQFRWSTHCELVAEFTR
- a CDS encoding N-formylglutamate amidohydrolase, with translation MTPGFVDGDAPILLIADHASNHVPADIDLDVDPALLNQHMAIDIGVEATGRLLCAALGMAGIFGPVSRLVIDLNREEGAAGLIPHESDGFAISGNTLLTAEGRHARIERFWRPYHAFIADRIAAHRPKLIVSLHSFTPRLATRPEEQRPWQVGVLYNQDDRAALPGIAALRAAGIVTGDNEPYSGKVLNATMNAHAEGNGIPYLGLEVRQDLIGDDAGVALWAQRLAPVIGAVAAAL
- a CDS encoding MAPEG family protein: MHTPILRAVIALVLWTFVMWAWLYATRIPAMTRLKLTYDPRKPGSEFVDRFPPEVRWKADNYNHLHEQPTIFYAVAITLAILGAGGGLNALLAWIYVALRVAHSLVQATVNAVMLRFSIFMVASLVLLWLTINAALIVFSGPAA
- a CDS encoding enoyl-CoA hydratase/isomerase family protein; the protein is MFHLDLKDRVARIGIDRGAARNAIPIDAWRDLTALLAHVGESDARVLILQSGMEGVFSAGADIGDLAPLAEDIEGRGRFRQEMGEAIEALAALPIATIALIEGGCFGAAVAVAMACDMRIAGPAARFAITPAKLGIGYPPTDVARLKALVGPGQAARLLFSAATVDAAEALAIGLIEERDDNPAARVAALAAVIAANAPSSITILKRSLAGDRGAAAAFEGSFGSADFAEGVAAFQTRRAPEFGV
- a CDS encoding DUF885 domain-containing protein translates to MIAAPAMAAPRAICPIVDPLDRIAGNLLDQTPEMGCYGGVPGAMNGGPLARRMDDYSPQGEEAWRAALGEAGIAIEGVQCSGDPLGTLRLKISAELIANATRSAAIGYGRPNPFWFSGHEPYVINQISGPLVNTPNIMMAQQPVSTLQEVDAWIEKLDGFATGYAGVIEKSRADEALGCHPPRAILEKTLPVIDAFLAPKAADHPMIVALRTRMATAGIDPHSRALTEQRAATALDKRARPIFKKLRDRVSNMLETARDEAGLWAQPDGAALYAANIASVGDSNMSADEIHKIGLDQVKMLQAQLDMRLRQIGYSKGSILQRIDALAADPKQQFADTPVGREALLTYVRGLVSAMEARQRQFLPPAMIPTMRMEVRAVPAATQESAPGGYYDGPSLDGSRPGIYWINLRDMATLSRFKLPTLSYHEGVPGHHTQGAVSLSLPQAPLLLRIASFNAYQEGWALYAERLAADLGVYRTDPAGDVGRLADDLFRCVRLVVDTGLHHLRWSREEAIAYMEANSPTPHSEAVAEIERYMAWPGQALGYKLGQLRLLSMRDRFKARAGRRYSLASFHAKVLGTGAMPLDILEGLILPAA
- a CDS encoding NAD(P)H-hydrate dehydratase, giving the protein MAIARAGDEVSGRPILTAAETRAAEDEVFATGITVEELMERAGQAVAEAVWRCAGAAPTLVLCGPGNNGGDGYVIARALADKGVKVRVAASGDPRTDAAQAMRARWTGPVEDLADAKGAPILVDALFGTGLARPLDIAITGPLERLAEAARQRIAVDLPSGIGTDDGALLGATIDYEMTVALGNLKPAHRLQPAVATMGRIVVADIGLNAASALVEIARPRLPAPGATDHKYTRGMVVVAEGAMPGAAMLSAMAAQRAGAGYVVLAGEGQGGPAAMVRWSDPLATLLADDRVGAVVVGPGLGRTNAGALLLDVALASGRRLVIDADALVLLAERRLPLAGMPILTPHEGEFARLFGDLPGTRIGRARAAAAKTQAVVVLKGADTVVAAPDGRAAIAPPAPGWLASAGTGDVLAGAIGACLARGMEPFDAAQAGVWLQAEAARIVGPGLIADDLIPALTTALVACG